The Canis lupus familiaris isolate Mischka breed German Shepherd chromosome 1, alternate assembly UU_Cfam_GSD_1.0, whole genome shotgun sequence DNA window atCTGAGTTTCAGGCCTTGACCTCAGGTTTCTCAGTTCAACCCAGCATCGGGCTCCaaactgggcgtggagcctacttaaaatgttgaagtttcataaaataaaaaataatgataataaaaattaacaggggagcgcctgggtggctcaggcccttaagcatctgccttcggctcaagtcatgatctcagggtcctgggatcaagtggtGAGCTCGGCTCCGCTCAGCtaggaccctgcctctccctctccctctgtccctccccccacctctcatggttgcttgctctctctctcaaataaataaataaataaataaataaataaataaataaataaaatatttgatagatagaggatagatagataaaattaGCTGGGATGGATCACTACGGTCTAATCTAAAAACCCCAACTACCTTTACCAGTTGTGCCAATAAATGCTCTTCCTTTCCATCAATTACTTCTGAAATTTGTTCCCTAGGAATGTGTCATATCTATAAAATTTGTAGTTGATTACAAGTACTTGAAcgggcaaataaaaataaacactaagtCATTCAACAATGACCTCCCTAGTTCCATGAGGGAATTCAGACTTTCTCTGGTCCACCCGGCGAGAGGGATCCCTTCCTTACAGGGCCCACCCAGAGACACTGTCTCAAGGGCTCCGGGAAGGGGTGCTTTTCCCTAAAGGATCTCCAGGGGCAGAAGCGGGATCCTGAAAAGACTCCGATCCTACGCTCGCTCCGCTTCATGTGAGGTCGGGCGCGGTCAGGACCTAGGGCGCCGGTGGTTGCAGACGGCTCCGCCCGGGCGGCCCGGGGATGGGAGGTCCGGCTGCCGGGCGGGCTCCCGGCCAGAGCGTCTTCCGGGACGTGGCTCCCGACGGGCCCGCGCGGACCCCAGGCCACCGCCCTGAGAGGGAAGGCACCCGGCGCCGCCCGCACCCGGGTTGGCTCCATCCACAGCGGGGCACGCGGCCAGTGCGGGCGGGGACCCAGCCGCCGCCTCCGATCGGAGCCGCCGCCTGCCGGGGGTGACGGCGTCTGCGCGgggcccccacccgcccccgaGGGCGCTCGGGCAGAGCCAGGGCCCGGCCGCCCAGGCGcccagaaggaaggagggtgCGAAGGGGCGGGGaccgcggcggggcccggggcctgATGCCGTGTCTCCTCGGCTCGGCGGGGAGAGGCGGCTCCGTGCGCGTCtgccccgcggcgcccccgcggcccccacccCGCGCCAGCCGCCGGCCGGCACCCGAGGGGCAGCGGGCGCACAGCTGGCGGGGAGGCAGGCGCCGGGGCCCGTCGGGGCGCAGCACCCGTCTCCGTCCGCTGGGGTCGCGGGGGCCCGGCGAGCGGGCATCGTGCCCCGTTGGGCCGGCCTGAGCGCGCTCCAGCCCCCGGGGCGGCCCCCGCACTCCCGCCCGGGAAGACGCGCCCCACACGCCCGCCCGGATCGCGACTCCCGACGCCTCCCGGCCCCGCCGTCGGCCCAGAGCGGGGCTCGCGTGGCGCCTCGGCCGCGGAGCCAGCGGTGACCCGGCGGCCTTCGCCCCTCGAGCCCGCTGTCCGCGTGGACGCGCAGGGGACACACACGCAGACCAGGCGCACACGCGCGGAGGCTTTATTTGCGCTGCGGGGCGCCCGGCGCCGGCCGCGGGCTCAGAAGACGCTCACGGACTCGAGCTGCAGGTCCCCGCCCACCTCCAGGAGGCGCACGCGCGCCGGCGGGATCCGGTAGCGGAAGTGGTGGTACTCGGAGTCGCCGACCACCGCCTGCGGGGCGAGGGGCCGCGCTGCAGGGCCGCGCCGTGACCCGCCCCCCGCCGGGCTCCTCGGGCTCGTCGCCCCCCGCCCTGCGCCCTGCCCCGCTGGGGGACCCCCGCCCTGGGCACCGGGCCTCGCTCGCGGCTCCGTGCCCTGCCACGCCCCTGCCCTCTGACACCAGTGCGGATgcgctgggggaggggaggggagaggggaggggagggggaaggggaggggagaggagaggggagaggggaggggaagggaggggaggggaggggaaggggagggggggaggggggcccacccccacccccacccccaccccgccctgctgGCTGCGCTCCCACCTCCGCCGGCAGCCGCCCCGGCTTCCCTGCGGGCGGGGCCTGggtctcggggtgggggggccgccTGGGGGAGCAGGGACCCACCTTGAAGCCTTCGTCCGTGGCGATGAGGAGCACGTCGAAGGGCTGCCCGCGCTGGAAGGGGATGCCCGTGCCTCGCTCCTCGCGGCCCCAGGCGCCCTGCTCCAGGGTGTTGAAGACCACGGTGGACTCATCCAGGCGGGGATTGAAATGCAGCGCAGCCTCGCTCCCCGGGGCCTCGCCGCACAGCAGGTTCACGTAGAAcctggtgggtggtggggggaagggggtgcgGAAGGACCTCAGGGGCCTCGGGCCTGGCTCCCCTTTACCAGAGCACGGACCAATATAGAGACCGGGAACGGCGCACACCACAGGGAGGGCTGTAGACTGCGGCCAGGAACCCAGATTCCGGGGGACCCAGAAACTTCTAGGTGGACACATCCACCACACGAGGGTCACCGTGCAATGGCCTGGGTCCCCCTCGATTTCCAAAGCCTCTGAGAGTTGCCGTGAGTCATGGTGCCAATGGCCAGGGTGCTCCCCATTCCTACACTATCCCCTTTCCTACAAGGCTGGGAACAATACCATGGACCCCATCATTCCTGGTTTCCCCAAACTCCTACTGTAGCCGACCCCGATGTCTCAGGGCTGACTGCGTGGGTTTCCCAGAtgccccaggcaccccccccccgccccatcacaGGACATATTTGCAGAGTTCCTGGGGATTCCGGCTGGGAGGCGGAGGACTACAGGCAGGAACCCTGAGATTGCCCTGGAGCCCCAGTTTCCTAGGGACACACGGGCACCCCAGCCTGTACACAGCCATGGGACACAGAGTGAAGACCTGAGATTCCAGAAAGTCAGCCAAGGTCTGGGGATTCCAAGCCCCTGGGGGACAAAGGTGGCCCTGGCATCCTCGGGTCTGGGCTGGAAGTGTTGGGGTGAGCTGAGCCTGGACAACTCCCACCCCGACTGCTGGGCCCCTGCTGGGCCCCGGCTCTCACCTGCCAGCCTTGTTCGGGACCACACCCCGAATCCTCATCACAGTGCCGACTCGGATGCCCTCGGGCAGCGAGGTCTTGTGGGGCACGTTCTGCAGGAGCAGCGGCGGGGAGTCCGAGGGgagcaggggtgcaggggagagaTGCACAGGGGTCACCCCAGGGAGCAAGCGACCAGGACCCCGATCAGCACAATCAGGGAGAAGAAAGGCcccagagagaaaggggagaggcagaggcagcggcagaggtggagagagacaCGGATCAGTGGAGACAGGGAGACCCCGAGGGAGCCTCCAGGGGCACTAGGAGCCCTGGGACGGGCTGGGTCAACCCAAGAGCCACAGCCCAGGCTCTTCAAGCACCCCTGGCACCCGCTTTCTCCTTCCCAACAGGCCACCTCAGGcgggcccagcccctgccctagTCCGGTGGGCCTTGGGTCcaagcccccccagccccccaagccCCCGGCCCCGGGGCACTCACAGAGCTCCCTGCCATGGCTGGGCTGCGGGGGCAGGCAGTGGCGCTGCTGGGGATGGCTGCTGGGACCTCATATGAGGCGGGGTGTGGCAGGCCTGGCTGACTCATCCCCCCCCTTTCCACGCCCACCACCCACACCTGGCACAGACCCTGGCCCTGGGGCCACCTGGCCCAGCACCCCATCTCTGGGGACCAGGATTCCCCTCACTCCCTGCTCCTTTGAGCTAATGGTCCTAATGACAGATCCCAGGGAACCACCAGGGCCAGAGGGGACCCGGGGAGCCCCCGTCCAGGCAGCCCCCTTCC harbors:
- the LGALS7B gene encoding galectin-7, which encodes MSQPGLPHPASYEVPAAIPSSATACPRSPAMAGSSNVPHKTSLPEGIRVGTVMRIRGVVPNKAGRFYVNLLCGEAPGSEAALHFNPRLDESTVVFNTLEQGAWGREERGTGIPFQRGQPFDVLLIATDEGFKAVVGDSEYHHFRYRIPPARVRLLEVGGDLQLESVSVF